Below is a genomic region from Verrucomicrobiota bacterium.
GAGACACATCACTAGGGCGAGCCTGTCCTCAGCGAGCCGAGTCCGACGTGTTCGACGCACGTCGAGCGGCTCGCCGGGACGGACTCGCCCTACCCTCTCCTGGAACCGGTTCATTTTGCTTGCGCTCGCAACGCGAATGCGACGGGATAGTTTCATGAGCGAACGAAAGGTCGTTGTGATCACCGGAATCACCCGCGGACTCGGCCGGGCGATGGCCGACGAATTTAGCCGCCGCGGCCACACGGTGGCAGGGTGCGGCCGGTCGCGATCCGAGATCCAAAAAGTCCAGGAGCACCTGGGCGAACCCCACACCTTCTCGATTGTGGACGTCGCGTCGGATGAAGCGGTGAAATCCTGGGCGCGAAAAGTTCTCGCCGCGCACGGCGCGCCGGACCTGCTGTTGAACAACGCCGCGCTGATCAATCGCAACGCCCGCTTGTGGGAAATCGATGCCGCCGAGTTCTCCGCCGTCATTGACGTGAATGTCAAAGGCGTGGCCAGCGTGATCCGGCATTTCGCGCCGGCCATGGTGGAACGGCGAAGCGGCGTGATCGTGAATTTCAGTTCGGGCTGGGGCCGGTGCGCCAGTTCGGAGGTGGCGCCGTACTGCGCGACCAAGTGG
It encodes:
- a CDS encoding SDR family NAD(P)-dependent oxidoreductase; translated protein: MSERKVVVITGITRGLGRAMADEFSRRGHTVAGCGRSRSEIQKVQEHLGEPHTFSIVDVASDEAVKSWARKVLAAHGAPDLLLNNAALINRNARLWEIDAAEFSAVIDVNVKGVASVIRHFAPAMVERRSGVIVNFSSGWGRCASSEVAPYCATKWAIEGLTQALAQELPSGMAAVPLNPGIINTDMLQSCFGSSAASYPTPQQWAKSAVPFLLSLNPRHNGQPLTVPGARE